The DNA sequence GGACCGATCCGCTCCACCGTCACGAGGAGCCGCTCCGCGCGCTCTTCGCGAAAGGGGAGGGATTCACCGAGGAGGAGAAGCGCGCCCTCCTCGACTGGGGAGTCGCCTGCGCGGGCTCGGTGGCGGCGGAGTACCGCGCCCTCGAGGAGACGGGGCAGATCGAGCTCATCACGTCGGCCCACCATCATCCGATTCTCCCCCTGGTCGTGGACACGGACGCGCCGCGCGCCGTGTCGGCGGGAATTCCGCTCCCGTCCTCGCGGTTTCGCGCTCCCGAGGACGCGGAGGCGCAGATCCGGAGCGCGCGCGCCACGCACACGGCGCGGTTCGAGGCGCCACCTCGCGGCACGTGGCCGCCCGAGGGCGCCGTCGACGACGCGACGCTCCGCATTCTCGCGGACTCCGGATTCCGGTGGGTCGCGTCCGACGAGGCCGTGCTCGGCGCGGCGCTCGCGAAGCGGGATGGCGCTCCGGCCGCGCCATGGCCGGCGGCGCTCTACCGTCCGTATCGCGTCGAGACCCCGGCGGGATCGATCGACATGGTGTTCCGGGACCGGAAGCTCTCCGACCTGATCGGCTTCACCTACGCGCACTGGAATCCGAGGCACGCCGCGGAGGACTTCGTCGCTCGCGTGAAGGCGGCCGGCGCGGCCGCGGTGGCGGCGACCTCGGCGTCGGGCGGCGCCGGGGCGTCTCCGCTCGTGACGGTCATTCTGGACGGCGAGAATTGCTGGGAGACGTACGAGGACGACGGCGTGCCGTTTCTCACGGCGCTCTATGCGCTGCTCGAGCGCGATCCCGGCGTCGAGCCGCTCACCGTGTCCGAGGCGCTCGAGCGAATGCCGCCCACCGACACGCTCCGTCACGTTCCGGTCGGGTCGTGGATTCGCCAGGACCTCGGGATCTGGGTGGGGCATCCCGACAAGAACCGAGCGTGGGACGAGCTGGGCCGCGCGCGCGCCGCGCTCGCGCGCGCGAAGGTGTCGAAGGAGCGGGTCCAGGAAGGGCTCGCGGCCATCCACGCGGCCGAGGCGAGCGACTGGTACTGGTGGTACGGCGACGATCACCCGAGCGAGCACCGCGCGGACTTCGACCGCCTCTTCCGCTCCCATCTCGCGCGCGCCTACGCGTGCGCGGGCGAGGAGGCGCCCGCGTCCCTCCGGTCGAGCCTGCGCGAGGACGCGGATACCGCGGCCGCCTCGATCGCGACGGCCGCGGACGGTACGGACCCGATCGCGGCGACGCCCCACGTGCGCCCGGTCCTCGACGGCAGGGTCACGGACTTCTTCGAATGGAGGGACGCGGCGCGATATCTCGCCGCGGGCGGGAGCGGGAGCATGCACCGG is a window from the Candidatus Eisenbacteria bacterium genome containing:
- a CDS encoding glycoside hydrolase family 57 protein, with the translated sequence MPAPVSLALVWHMHQPSYRDPETGSFLLPWTRLHATKDYRDMPAILRRTPGAHVTFNLTPVLLDQLEAIARGVSDPYLDVARKPAADLGEEEREFVRRRFFDLNQDRMVAPFPRYRALREAARTRSLTEPELRDLQVWFHLAWTDPLHRHEEPLRALFAKGEGFTEEEKRALLDWGVACAGSVAAEYRALEETGQIELITSAHHHPILPLVVDTDAPRAVSAGIPLPSSRFRAPEDAEAQIRSARATHTARFEAPPRGTWPPEGAVDDATLRILADSGFRWVASDEAVLGAALAKRDGAPAAPWPAALYRPYRVETPAGSIDMVFRDRKLSDLIGFTYAHWNPRHAAEDFVARVKAAGAAAVAATSASGGAGASPLVTVILDGENCWETYEDDGVPFLTALYALLERDPGVEPLTVSEALERMPPTDTLRHVPVGSWIRQDLGIWVGHPDKNRAWDELGRARAALARAKVSKERVQEGLAAIHAAEASDWYWWYGDDHPSEHRADFDRLFRSHLARAYACAGEEAPASLRSSLREDADTAAASIATAADGTDPIAATPHVRPVLDGRVTDFFEWRDAARYLAAGGSGSMHRTSGALLEVRYGTDGTSLHVRVDLAPEARGDRTVGLALVFPGPPERRVRMALEGAGVPKWDGKARGKDAGEYAAGEIVEARIPLSRLAGKRTGEEGSTPAAERIRFQVVLERRGRPEEVAPSAGWFLLRAISQDPNLTHWSAL